The proteins below come from a single Sphingomonas carotinifaciens genomic window:
- a CDS encoding DUF2891 domain-containing protein: MMHPDLAARFARIALGHVTRDYPHKADHVMTGDADAYIPRVVHPIFFGSFDWHSCVHGYWLLARVRRLFPDGAEAGAIDALFADAFTLDKVEAERAYLDRPASRGFERPYGWAWLLMLASELRVGGSVHADTLQPLADAFVARFRAHLPMLTYPVRAGTHANTAFALVLADRYARVADDSALRGQLASRAREWFAADRAAQAWEPSGEDFLSPVLMEALAMQRLLPPDEFAPWFSAFLPDLVRGEPAALLTPARVSDRSDGKIAHLDGLNLSRAWAMRALAKATGSDVLEDAAERHLAAAIGEVAGDYMGEHWLASFALLALTGVD; the protein is encoded by the coding sequence ATGATGCACCCCGATCTAGCCGCCCGTTTCGCGCGTATCGCGCTGGGCCATGTCACGCGGGATTATCCGCACAAGGCCGATCACGTCATGACCGGTGATGCGGACGCCTATATCCCGCGGGTCGTGCATCCGATCTTCTTCGGCAGCTTCGACTGGCACAGTTGCGTCCACGGCTATTGGCTGCTCGCGCGTGTCCGCCGCCTGTTTCCGGATGGAGCGGAGGCCGGGGCGATCGACGCGTTGTTCGCGGATGCGTTCACGCTGGACAAGGTGGAGGCGGAGCGCGCCTATCTCGACCGCCCTGCATCGCGCGGGTTTGAGCGCCCCTATGGCTGGGCCTGGCTGCTGATGCTGGCGAGCGAGTTGCGGGTCGGGGGCAGCGTGCATGCCGATACCTTGCAGCCGCTCGCGGATGCCTTTGTCGCGCGATTTCGTGCGCATCTGCCGATGCTGACCTATCCGGTGCGTGCCGGTACGCACGCCAACACCGCCTTCGCACTGGTGCTGGCCGATCGGTATGCGCGGGTTGCCGACGACAGCGCCCTGCGAGGCCAGTTGGCCAGCCGTGCGCGGGAGTGGTTCGCCGCGGACCGCGCGGCGCAGGCGTGGGAGCCGAGCGGCGAGGACTTCCTGTCGCCCGTACTGATGGAGGCGCTGGCGATGCAGCGCCTGTTGCCGCCGGATGAATTTGCGCCGTGGTTCAGCGCCTTCCTGCCCGATCTTGTGCGTGGTGAGCCGGCGGCGCTGTTGACGCCGGCAAGGGTCAGCGATCGCAGCGATGGCAAGATCGCGCATCTCGACGGACTGAACCTCAGCCGCGCCTGGGCGATGCGCGCACTTGCAAAGGCGACAGGCAGCGACGTGCTGGAAGATGCGGCCGAGCGCCATCTTGCCGCCGCGATCGGCGAGGTCGCAGGCGATTATATGGGCGAACACTGGCTGGCGAGCTTTGCCTTGCTGGCGCTGACGGGGGTGGATTGA
- a CDS encoding DUF979 domain-containing protein encodes MIGLDAVGIAAATLPGAVAVHHAFDRSEATRWRNAGFWAIFATLLGAGPWLPDLLNGCLVLAMVGLATWGLRPAPVASSDDAARAGSAGRIGNRLFVPALALPVLTLAGTLLIPDGRIAGMSLIDPKQVTLVAMVAGAFVALLLAMRLTRPPRSAPVGEARRLVDAIGWAMVLPQMLAALGGVFAMAGVGKVVADGVVNVVALDTPLAATIAYCVGMALFTIVMGNAFAAFPIMTAGIGLPIVIRQFGGDPAVVAALGMLSGFCGTLMTPMAANFNIVPAVVLELRDRFGVIRVQWPTAILLLAFNIAVLALCAFPKG; translated from the coding sequence GTGATCGGACTGGATGCAGTGGGGATCGCCGCGGCGACGTTGCCGGGGGCAGTGGCGGTTCATCATGCGTTCGACCGGTCGGAGGCGACGCGGTGGCGCAATGCGGGGTTCTGGGCGATCTTCGCGACGTTGCTGGGGGCGGGGCCGTGGTTGCCGGACCTGTTGAACGGTTGTCTGGTGCTGGCGATGGTCGGACTGGCGACCTGGGGATTGCGACCCGCGCCGGTTGCAAGCAGCGATGACGCGGCACGAGCGGGCAGCGCGGGGCGGATCGGCAACCGGTTGTTCGTGCCGGCACTGGCGTTGCCCGTCCTGACGCTGGCCGGCACCTTGCTGATCCCCGACGGCCGGATTGCCGGCATGTCCCTGATCGATCCCAAGCAGGTGACGCTGGTCGCGATGGTGGCCGGGGCGTTTGTCGCGCTGCTGCTGGCGATGCGCCTGACCCGGCCGCCGCGATCCGCACCGGTGGGAGAGGCACGGCGGCTGGTGGATGCGATCGGCTGGGCGATGGTGCTGCCGCAGATGCTGGCCGCCCTTGGCGGCGTGTTCGCGATGGCGGGCGTCGGCAAGGTGGTGGCCGACGGCGTGGTGAACGTCGTCGCACTCGACACGCCGCTGGCGGCGACCATCGCCTATTGCGTCGGCATGGCGCTGTTCACGATCGTGATGGGCAACGCCTTTGCCGCGTTTCCGATCATGACCGCGGGCATCGGCCTGCCGATCGTCATCCGGCAATTCGGCGGCGACCCGGCCGTGGTCGCGGCGCTGGGCATGCTGTCCGGCTTTTGCGGAACGCTGATGACGCCGATGGCGGCCAACTTCAACATCGTGCCCGCCGTCGTGCTGGAGTTGCGCGACCGGTTCGGCGTGATCCGCGTGCAATGGCCGACCGCCATCCTGTTGCTGGCGTTCAACATCGCGGTGCTGGCCCTGTGCGCTTTCCCGAAAGGATGA
- a CDS encoding DUF969 domain-containing protein, with protein sequence MLVLSGIAIIVIGFLVGVNPLLVVTVAALASAAAAGHGPVEVVALIGKAFVEGRFLAVVWLALPMVGLLERAGLRERARGIVQGLRRATTGRVLLGYLVLRQITAALGLTSLGGHVPMVRPIVAPMAEGAEARDERDSLDRETRDHIRAHAAAVDNIGLFFGEDVFIAIGSILLIRAILEQEGIVVAPLSVAVWAIPTAIAAFVIHGTRLMLLDRRLKARRA encoded by the coding sequence TTGCTGGTACTGTCGGGGATCGCCATCATCGTCATCGGCTTCCTTGTCGGGGTCAATCCGCTGCTGGTGGTGACGGTGGCGGCGTTGGCGAGTGCGGCGGCGGCGGGGCATGGGCCGGTGGAGGTCGTGGCGCTGATCGGCAAGGCGTTCGTGGAGGGGCGGTTCCTGGCGGTGGTGTGGCTGGCCCTACCGATGGTCGGGCTGCTGGAGCGGGCGGGGTTGCGGGAGCGGGCGCGGGGGATCGTGCAGGGGTTGAGGCGGGCGACGACCGGGCGGGTGTTGCTGGGCTATCTGGTGCTGCGTCAGATTACCGCCGCGCTGGGGCTGACCTCGCTTGGCGGGCATGTGCCGATGGTGCGGCCGATCGTCGCGCCGATGGCGGAAGGTGCCGAGGCGCGGGACGAGCGTGACTCCCTAGACCGTGAGACGCGGGACCATATTCGCGCGCATGCCGCAGCCGTGGACAATATCGGTCTGTTCTTCGGCGAGGACGTGTTCATCGCGATCGGATCGATCCTGCTGATCCGCGCGATCCTGGAGCAGGAAGGCATCGTCGTCGCGCCGCTGAGCGTCGCCGTCTGGGCGATCCCGACGGCCATCGCGGCCTTCGTGATCCACGGCACCCGATTGATGCTGCTGGATCGTCGCCTGAAGGCGCGGCGGGCGTGA
- a CDS encoding hydantoinase B/oxoprolinase family protein, with protein MTPWAFWIDRGGTFTDIVARAPDGSLTTAKLLSENPERYADAAVAGIRQVLRLADDEPLPPARIAEVKMGTTVATNALLERKGARTLLVVDRGFGDLLAIGNQTRPRLFDLAIHVAAPLYDGVIEIDGRIDRDGESVSSLDEAEVATLLAAKRVEGYESAAIALAHAWAHPGVEARVAALARAAGFAQVSASHAVSPLIGLVARGRTTTVDAYLSPVLRRYVDRVADALGGVGLHFMQSSGGLADARVFEGKDAILSGPAGGVVAAARTAEAAGFDRVIGFDMGGTSTDVALYAGKFERVLDAEVAGVEMRVPMMAIETVAAGGGSILHFDGARFRVGPDSAGANPGPACYRRGGPLTVTDANVLVGKIQPEHFPAVFGPDGDQPLDVEATQRGFTEMGGGDDPRAVAEGFLEVAVAHMAAAIKRVALERGEDVTDFALQCFGGAGGQHACRVAEVLGMRRVLIHPLAGVLSAYGMGLADRVAIRQRSVERPLGEALDVLAATLGDAAAAELGGEARRVVTVNLRYAGTDTALGVPLDETAAMRGSFEDAHRARFGFNSPDRAIVIESLVVEAILPGNPVTPPPLPPREGGLPAPIATVAVWTGGAEHATPVHAREALRPGDTIAGPALIREAIATTMVEPGWTLEVGAGGELLLAHTGAPARAEPDPTVADPVQLELFATQFMGIAERMGVILRNTASSVNMKERLDFSCALFDAAGRLIANAPHVPVHLGAMGESVRAVIASRGATLKPGDVVALNDPFNGGTHLPDVTVIAPVFDADGTELRFFVANRGHHADIGGLTPGSTPPNSRTLDEEGVVISDFLLVDGGVLREDAFRRLLADARYPARSPDTNIADIKAQLAANATGIAELNALVATRGWPVVRAYMGHVMANAEESIRRVLSRRSDGMFDYEMDDGTPLKVRVTIDHQRRAATIDFTGTGPASQGNFNAPPAVTRAVVLYAFRCLVGEDLPLNEGCLAPLTIIIPDGSFLSPPPGSAVVAGNTEVSQAVCNALLGALDACASGQGTMNNFLFGNDTHQYYETICGGAGAGPGFDGVSAVHTHMTNTRITDPEILEMRYPVRLDRFAIRRGSGGAGDHVGGDGAVRAITALEPLTVTLVASRRTVAPFGLAGGGDGMAGAQRVERADGSVQILKGTDQIELSPGDRIVIETPGGGGYGAAG; from the coding sequence ATGACACCTTGGGCTTTCTGGATCGATCGCGGTGGTACGTTTACGGACATCGTCGCACGGGCGCCGGACGGTTCGTTGACCACGGCCAAGTTGCTGAGTGAAAACCCGGAACGCTACGCCGATGCGGCCGTCGCGGGCATTCGGCAGGTACTGAGGTTAGCCGACGACGAGCCTTTGCCGCCCGCCCGTATCGCAGAAGTGAAGATGGGCACGACGGTCGCCACCAACGCACTGCTGGAGCGCAAGGGCGCACGTACGTTGCTGGTCGTGGATCGCGGGTTTGGGGACCTGCTGGCGATCGGAAACCAGACGAGGCCGCGCCTGTTCGATCTCGCGATCCATGTCGCTGCACCGTTGTACGACGGCGTGATCGAGATCGACGGACGCATCGACCGTGATGGGGAAAGCGTCTCCTCGCTCGACGAAGCGGAGGTGGCGACGTTGCTCGCCGCCAAGCGCGTCGAGGGTTATGAATCGGCGGCGATCGCCCTGGCTCATGCGTGGGCGCATCCGGGGGTTGAGGCAAGGGTCGCGGCACTGGCCCGCGCCGCGGGCTTCGCACAGGTCTCCGCCAGCCACGCCGTCAGCCCCCTCATCGGCCTCGTCGCCCGCGGCCGAACCACCACCGTCGACGCCTACCTGTCCCCCGTCCTGCGCCGCTATGTCGACCGGGTCGCCGACGCACTGGGTGGGGTCGGGTTGCATTTCATGCAGTCCAGTGGCGGGTTGGCGGATGCTCGGGTGTTCGAGGGGAAGGACGCGATACTGTCCGGTCCGGCAGGCGGAGTAGTGGCGGCGGCAAGGACCGCGGAAGCGGCCGGGTTCGACCGGGTCATCGGCTTCGACATGGGTGGCACCTCCACCGATGTCGCGCTGTATGCGGGCAAGTTCGAGCGCGTGCTGGATGCCGAGGTCGCCGGGGTCGAGATGCGCGTGCCGATGATGGCGATCGAGACGGTTGCAGCCGGCGGGGGATCGATCCTGCATTTCGACGGCGCACGCTTCCGCGTCGGTCCGGACAGCGCAGGTGCCAATCCCGGTCCCGCCTGTTACCGGCGTGGTGGGCCGTTGACCGTGACCGACGCCAACGTCCTGGTTGGAAAAATCCAGCCGGAGCACTTCCCGGCGGTCTTCGGCCCGGACGGCGACCAGCCGCTCGACGTCGAGGCGACACAGCGTGGCTTTACGGAAATGGGCGGCGGGGACGATCCGCGGGCAGTCGCCGAGGGCTTTCTGGAGGTCGCCGTCGCGCACATGGCCGCCGCGATCAAGCGCGTCGCGCTGGAACGCGGTGAGGATGTCACCGACTTCGCGCTGCAATGCTTCGGCGGTGCGGGCGGACAGCATGCGTGTCGCGTGGCCGAGGTGCTGGGGATGCGGCGGGTGTTGATCCATCCGTTGGCGGGCGTGCTGTCGGCCTATGGTATGGGGCTGGCGGACCGGGTTGCGATCCGGCAGCGATCGGTGGAGCGTCCGCTGGGCGAGGCGCTGGACGTGCTGGCCGCCACATTGGGGGATGCGGCGGCGGCGGAGCTTGGCGGGGAGGCGCGGCGCGTCGTCACCGTCAACCTGCGCTATGCGGGAACGGACACCGCGCTGGGCGTACCCCTGGACGAGACGGCTGCGATGCGGGGCAGTTTTGAGGACGCGCACCGCGCCCGTTTCGGCTTCAACAGCCCCGATCGCGCCATCGTGATCGAAAGCCTGGTGGTGGAGGCGATCCTGCCGGGCAATCCGGTCACCCCGCCGCCGCTCCCGCCACGCGAGGGCGGCTTGCCGGCGCCGATCGCGACGGTGGCCGTGTGGACCGGCGGCGCGGAGCATGCGACGCCCGTCCATGCCCGCGAAGCCCTGCGCCCCGGCGACACGATCGCCGGCCCCGCGCTGATCCGCGAAGCCATCGCGACGACCATGGTCGAGCCGGGCTGGACGCTGGAGGTGGGCGCGGGCGGCGAGCTGTTGCTGGCCCATACCGGCGCACCTGCGCGGGCCGAGCCCGATCCGACGGTCGCCGATCCGGTGCAACTGGAACTGTTCGCCACGCAGTTCATGGGGATCGCCGAGCGGATGGGCGTCATATTGCGCAACACCGCAAGCAGCGTGAACATGAAGGAGCGGCTGGATTTCTCATGCGCACTGTTCGATGCGGCCGGCAGGCTGATCGCCAATGCGCCGCATGTGCCCGTCCATCTCGGCGCGATGGGCGAAAGCGTCCGGGCGGTGATCGCCAGCCGCGGTGCGACGTTGAAGCCCGGTGACGTGGTCGCGTTGAACGATCCGTTCAACGGCGGCACCCATCTGCCCGACGTGACGGTGATCGCCCCGGTGTTCGACGCCGACGGCACCGAACTCCGCTTCTTCGTCGCCAATCGTGGTCATCACGCCGATATCGGCGGGCTAACGCCGGGATCGACCCCGCCCAATTCCCGGACGCTGGACGAGGAAGGCGTGGTGATCAGCGACTTCCTGCTGGTCGATGGCGGCGTTCTACGCGAGGACGCCTTTCGCCGGCTGCTGGCCGACGCCCGCTATCCGGCACGCAGCCCGGACACCAACATCGCCGACATCAAGGCGCAACTCGCCGCCAACGCGACGGGCATTGCGGAACTGAACGCGCTGGTCGCCACGCGCGGCTGGCCGGTGGTCCGTGCCTATATGGGCCATGTCATGGCGAACGCGGAGGAAAGCATCCGCCGGGTCCTGTCCCGCCGGTCGGACGGCATGTTCGATTACGAGATGGACGACGGTACGCCGCTGAAGGTCCGGGTGACGATCGACCATCAGCGCCGCGCGGCGACGATCGACTTCACCGGCACGGGACCCGCCAGCCAGGGCAATTTCAACGCGCCGCCCGCCGTCACCCGTGCGGTCGTCCTCTACGCATTCCGCTGCCTGGTGGGCGAGGACCTGCCGCTGAACGAAGGCTGTCTGGCCCCCCTCACGATCATCATCCCCGATGGATCGTTCCTGTCGCCACCACCGGGCAGTGCGGTGGTGGCGGGAAATACCGAGGTCAGCCAGGCGGTGTGCAATGCACTGCTCGGTGCGCTCGATGCCTGCGCCTCGGGACAAGGGACGATGAACAACTTCCTGTTCGGTAACGACACCCATCAATATTATGAGACGATCTGCGGCGGGGCCGGCGCAGGGCCGGGTTTCGACGGCGTCTCGGCGGTCCACACGCACATGACCAATACGCGCATCACCGATCCCGAGATATTGGAGATGCGCTATCCCGTCCGCCTCGATCGCTTCGCCATCCGGCGCGGCTCAGGCGGCGCGGGAGACCATGTCGGCGGGGATGGCGCCGTTCGGGCGATCACCGCGCTGGAGCCGCTGACCGTCACCCTGGTCGCTTCACGCCGCACGGTTGCCCCGTTCGGCCTTGCCGGCGGCGGTGACGGCATGGCGGGCGCGCAGCGCGTCGAACGTGCCGATGGCAGCGTGCAGATCCTGAAGGGGACCGACCAGATCGAACTGTCGCCAGGAGACCGGATCGTGATCGAGACGCCCGGTGGCGGGGGATATGGGGCAGCGGGATAG
- a CDS encoding DUF6771 family protein, translating into MTDPMLHAITAVVRRAPEWVRHDLMAKDAGTRERAEDALAAMIAAALQAQP; encoded by the coding sequence ATGACCGATCCCATGCTCCACGCCATCACCGCCGTCGTGCGCCGCGCGCCCGAATGGGTGCGGCACGACCTGATGGCCAAGGACGCCGGTACCCGGGAACGTGCCGAGGACGCACTCGCTGCGATGATCGCCGCCGCGTTGCAGGCACAGCCATAG
- a CDS encoding CsgG/HfaB family protein, translating to MRPRALLVMAPLLGGCTMLNTADRSLPSTAQQAIIPAKTTTQRMLNDIAPPPRPIAIAVYGFTDQTGQFKPSEVGQTLSRAVSQGGGSILVKALHDAGNRRWFTVVEREQLKNLLSERQIIREMRERYLGESAINADALPSLLFAGVLLEGGVIGYDSNTVTGGAGAAFLGLGARTEYRQDTVTVYLRAVSVRTGEVLASVSSSKTIASRAISASTFKFVAFKELLEAELGITSNEPDQLALQQAIEKAVFGLIMEGIDLKLWAFASPDAGAEQLDRYHRERDGGYSPQQVQAAIDGAARLPPLQVHRKASLDPIPPPPAVRSTL from the coding sequence ATGCGGCCCCGGGCCCTGCTCGTGATGGCGCCGCTTCTGGGTGGCTGCACGATGCTGAACACGGCGGACCGTTCGCTGCCCTCGACCGCGCAGCAGGCGATCATCCCCGCCAAGACGACCACGCAGCGGATGTTGAACGATATCGCGCCGCCGCCGCGGCCGATCGCGATCGCGGTGTATGGCTTCACCGACCAGACCGGACAGTTCAAGCCGAGCGAGGTCGGCCAGACGCTGTCGCGTGCGGTCAGCCAGGGTGGCGGATCGATCCTCGTCAAGGCGCTGCACGATGCCGGCAACCGGCGGTGGTTCACCGTGGTCGAGCGCGAGCAGCTGAAGAACCTGCTCAGCGAGCGGCAGATCATCCGGGAAATGCGCGAACGCTATCTGGGCGAAAGCGCGATCAATGCCGATGCGCTGCCGTCGCTGCTGTTCGCCGGCGTCCTGCTCGAAGGGGGCGTCATCGGCTATGACAGCAACACGGTGACGGGGGGCGCGGGTGCGGCCTTTCTGGGCCTGGGTGCCCGCACCGAATATCGGCAGGACACGGTGACCGTGTACCTGCGCGCGGTATCGGTACGCACCGGCGAGGTGCTGGCCAGCGTCTCGTCGTCAAAGACCATCGCGTCGCGGGCGATCAGCGCGAGCACCTTCAAGTTCGTCGCCTTCAAGGAACTGCTGGAGGCGGAACTGGGCATCACCAGCAACGAGCCGGACCAGCTCGCCTTGCAACAGGCGATCGAAAAGGCGGTGTTCGGCCTGATCATGGAAGGCATCGACCTGAAGCTGTGGGCCTTTGCCTCACCAGACGCAGGTGCCGAGCAGCTCGATCGCTATCACCGCGAACGCGACGGCGGCTACTCGCCGCAGCAGGTGCAGGCCGCCATCGACGGCGCCGCGCGGCTGCCGCCGTTGCAGGTGCATCGCAAGGCATCGCTCGACCCCATCCCGCCTCCACCCGCCGTTCGCAGCACGCTTTGA
- a CDS encoding curli assembly protein CsgF produces the protein MGAKASLSAMCLLWAAAAAAPSSAQDLVYQPVNPSFGGNPFNSDHLLGLATAQNKYTDPAAARANATQANNFAQQLQSRLLSALSSQVVEAIFGENPQEQGTIKFGGQTVEFFRSLDEVTLTITDDATGGITTIVIPTFITAN, from the coding sequence ATGGGGGCGAAAGCGTCCTTGTCGGCGATGTGTCTGCTGTGGGCGGCGGCAGCGGCGGCGCCGTCCTCCGCGCAGGATCTGGTGTACCAGCCGGTCAATCCCAGCTTTGGCGGCAATCCCTTCAACTCGGATCATCTGCTCGGGCTGGCCACGGCGCAGAACAAATATACCGATCCGGCCGCCGCCCGCGCCAATGCGACACAGGCCAATAACTTCGCGCAACAATTGCAGTCCCGGCTGTTGTCGGCCCTGTCGTCGCAGGTGGTCGAGGCCATCTTCGGCGAGAACCCGCAGGAGCAGGGGACGATCAAGTTCGGCGGGCAGACCGTGGAGTTCTTCCGCAGCCTGGACGAGGTGACGCTGACGATCACGGATGACGCGACCGGCGGGATCACCACGATCGTCATCCCGACCTTTATCACGGCAAACTGA
- a CDS encoding sensor histidine kinase, with protein sequence MAVIEQSPGGDTATGTGELHYRLRQQSVLADFGIEALRARDLEPMLQRATELCAQGMRSKYCKFLEYRPDRETLLVRTGVGWAPGVVGSTEMRTDLGSPAGFALQTGQGVISNHLENEERFRTPEFMAAHNIRRAINVLVEASGRRFGVLEVDSPDEGNFEEADLAFMQGFANLIGVAIERQEAERRLAEAVEHQQLLTREASHRVKNSLSLVSAMLNLQMHEDEDPRVARLLGDAQARITAIAQAHDRLWRGEKVGIVALDDLACGILEQLSEQSPAHDISCDIEHLEISADTAIPIGLMLTELVTNAIKYAYGEDGGPIAVRLAARDARIVMTVTDEGAGLPDGFDVKAASRKSLGMRMIVSLARQLRGRVTIENCARGACATLDMPDPRCADQMTDPAA encoded by the coding sequence ATGGCCGTGATCGAGCAATCGCCCGGCGGGGACACCGCCACGGGCACCGGAGAACTGCATTACCGCCTGCGCCAACAGTCCGTGCTTGCCGATTTCGGGATCGAGGCGCTGCGTGCGCGCGACCTGGAGCCGATGCTGCAACGCGCCACCGAGCTATGTGCGCAAGGCATGCGCTCGAAATATTGCAAGTTCCTGGAATATCGCCCCGACCGGGAAACGCTGTTGGTGCGCACCGGCGTGGGGTGGGCGCCGGGCGTCGTCGGATCGACCGAGATGCGCACCGATCTGGGATCGCCCGCGGGCTTCGCGCTGCAGACCGGGCAGGGCGTCATCTCCAACCACCTGGAGAATGAGGAACGGTTTCGCACGCCAGAGTTCATGGCCGCGCACAATATCCGCCGCGCGATCAACGTGCTGGTCGAGGCGTCCGGCCGCCGCTTCGGCGTGCTGGAGGTGGACAGCCCCGACGAGGGCAATTTCGAGGAAGCCGACCTGGCCTTCATGCAGGGCTTCGCCAACCTGATCGGGGTTGCGATCGAACGGCAGGAGGCGGAGCGCCGACTGGCCGAGGCGGTGGAACATCAGCAATTGCTGACGCGGGAGGCCAGCCACCGGGTCAAGAACAGCCTGTCGCTGGTGTCCGCGATGCTGAACCTCCAGATGCACGAGGATGAGGATCCCCGCGTCGCGCGCCTGCTGGGCGATGCGCAGGCGCGGATTACCGCCATCGCGCAGGCGCACGACCGGCTGTGGCGCGGCGAGAAGGTGGGCATCGTCGCGCTGGACGATCTGGCATGCGGCATCCTGGAACAGCTGTCCGAACAGTCGCCGGCGCACGATATCTCCTGCGACATCGAGCATCTGGAGATCAGTGCCGATACCGCCATTCCGATCGGCCTGATGCTGACCGAACTCGTCACCAACGCGATCAAATATGCCTATGGCGAGGACGGCGGCCCGATCGCGGTACGGCTGGCGGCGCGGGATGCACGCATTGTGATGACGGTGACGGACGAGGGTGCGGGATTGCCGGACGGCTTCGACGTCAAGGCGGCATCGCGCAAGAGCCTGGGGATGCGGATGATCGTCAGCCTGGCGCGCCAGTTGCGCGGCCGGGTGACGATCGAGAATTGCGCGCGGGGCGCCTGTGCCACGCTCGACATGCCCGATCCGCGCTGTGCCGATCAGATGACCGATCCCGCCGCCTGA
- a CDS encoding ThuA domain-containing protein, with protein sequence MMRRLLALAPLALLMGQTPTDPHRPAPVMDSVAPPIPAAVKRGGILIFSKTNSWRHIEHLPHSNAVIADLAQGCAPSFSTENAAVFNPRDLSRFSVIILNSSTGDLFTPVQRQAFADWVKAGGGVVALHAAGDNSSEGWPLYQREMIGAKFIGHPGGEDHIQPAAIRIERPDHPVMAGVTLPWNPRDEWYSFASPARAAGTTVLATLDETSYRPSDKLAMGADHPIVWTRMLGRGRIVYSALGHTPEAYDDANYRRLIANAIRWSAPATRMRCPA encoded by the coding sequence ATGATGCGCCGCCTCCTCGCGCTGGCGCCGCTCGCCCTGCTGATGGGGCAAACGCCCACCGATCCGCACCGCCCGGCGCCGGTCATGGACAGTGTCGCGCCACCGATCCCCGCAGCGGTGAAGCGCGGTGGCATATTGATCTTCTCCAAGACCAACAGCTGGCGCCATATCGAGCATCTGCCCCATTCGAATGCGGTGATCGCCGACCTCGCGCAGGGCTGCGCGCCCAGCTTCTCCACCGAGAACGCCGCCGTCTTCAATCCGCGCGATCTTTCGCGCTTCTCGGTCATCATCCTCAACAGCAGCACCGGCGACCTGTTCACCCCCGTCCAGCGCCAGGCCTTTGCCGACTGGGTGAAGGCCGGCGGCGGCGTGGTCGCGCTGCACGCGGCCGGCGACAACAGCAGCGAAGGCTGGCCGCTCTACCAGCGCGAGATGATCGGCGCGAAGTTCATCGGCCATCCCGGTGGCGAGGATCATATCCAGCCCGCCGCGATCCGCATCGAGCGCCCGGACCATCCGGTGATGGCCGGCGTCACGCTGCCCTGGAACCCGCGCGACGAATGGTATTCCTTTGCCAGCCCGGCCCGGGCGGCCGGCACCACGGTACTCGCGACGCTGGACGAGACCAGCTATCGCCCGTCCGACAAGCTGGCGATGGGCGCGGACCACCCGATCGTCTGGACGCGCATGCTCGGTCGCGGCCGCATCGTCTATTCGGCGCTCGGCCACACGCCTGAGGCGTATGACGATGCCAATTACCGCCGCCTGATCGCCAACGCGATCCGCTGGAGCGCGCCGGCCACCCGGATGCGCTGCCCCGCCTGA